In Dryobates pubescens isolate bDryPub1 chromosome 6, bDryPub1.pri, whole genome shotgun sequence, a genomic segment contains:
- the WTAP gene encoding pre-mRNA-splicing regulator WTAP gives MTNEEPLPKKVRLSEADFKVLPRDELILRWKQYEAYVQALEGKYTDLNSNDVTGLRESEEKLKQQQQESARRENILVMRLATKEQEMQECTNQIQYLKQVQQPSVAQLRSTMVDPAINLFFLKMKGELEQTKDKLEQAQNELSAWKFTPDSQTGKKLMAKCRMLIQENQELGRQLSQGRIAQLEAELALQKKYSEELKSSQDELNDFIIQLDEEVEGMQSTILVLQQQLKETRQQLAQYQQQQSQASNPGTSRTPSSEPTDQGEAVGKDCSRLANGPSNGSSSHQRTSGPGFYREGSGTEDDFPASPGNGNKLSNHSEDRTGRGSGSYINQLSTGYESVDSPTGSENSLTHHSNDTDSNHDPQEEKTVSMKGNRTVGSRHVQNGLDSSVNVQGSVL, from the exons ATGACGAATGAAGAACCTCTCCCAAAGAAG GTTCGCCTTAGCGAAGCAGATTTTAAGGTTTTACCTAGAGATGAGCTCATCCTAAG GTGGAAACAGTATGAAGCATATGTGCAAGCTCTGGAGGGCAAATACACAGACCTTAATT CTAATGATGTGACGGGGTTGAGAGAAtctgaagagaaactgaaacagcaacagcaagagTCTGCCCGAAGAGAAAATATTCTAGTCATGAGGCTGGCAACTAAGGAACAGGAGATGCAAGAGTGTACT AATCAGATTCAGTACCTCAAGCAAGTCCAGCAGCCTAGTGTTGCGCAACTGCGATCAACAATGGTGGACCCAGCCATCAACTTGTTTTTCCTAAAAATGAAAGGTGAACTGGAACAGACTAAAGACAAACTGGAACAAGCCCAAAATGAACTGAGTGCCTGGAAATTTACGCCTGATAg TCAAACAGGCAAAAAGTTAATGGCGAAGTGTCGAATGCTTATCCAGGAGAATCAAGagcttggaaggcagctgtccCAAGGACGTattgcacagcttgaggcagAGTTGGCTTTACAGAAGAAATATAGTGAGGAACTTAAAAGCAGTCAGGATG AGTTGAATGACTTCATCATCCAGCTTGATGAGGAGGTAGAGGGTATGCAGAGTACCATTCTAGTTCTTCAGCAGCAATTGAAGGAGACTCGCCAGCAGTTGGCACagtaccagcagcagcagtcccaggCCTCAAACCCAGGTACCAGCAGGACTCCATCTTCTGAGCCTACAGAccagggagaggctgtgggtaAAGACTGCAGCCGCCTGGCAAATGGACCAAGCAATGGCAGCTCCTCCCATCAGCGGACGTCTGGGCCTGGATTTTATAGGGAGGGTAGCGGCACAGAAGATGACTTTCCAGCTTCTCCAGGGAATGGTAATAAGCTGTCCAACCACTCTGAAGATAGAACTGGTAGAGGAAGTGGTAGCTACATAAACCAACTCAGTACTGGGTATGAAAGTGTAGACTCTCCCACTGGCAGTGAAAATTCTCTCACTCACCATTCAAATGACACAGACTCCAATCATGATCCTCAAGAGGAGAAAACAGTGAGCATGAAAGGTAACAGAACTGTGGGTTCTCGTCATGtccagaatggtttggactCCAGTGTAAATGTGCAGGGTTCAGTTTTGTAA